The DNA window GGACAAAAAGTTTCAGTCGGGAGATGAAGAGTGACACCACCTCGCAGTATTCATCTTTGGAACCATTGGAGCTGTTTCACATAAAAAGAATGACAAACGTACAGCTCTATTTGAATATCATCCTGATATTTTAAACTCCAATATTCAACTTTCGCCAGTAAGTATGCCGCTTAGGAAAAATATACGCTCTTTTCCTGATACAAGTCAAAGAACATTCAAAGGCTTACCTGGCATTTCAATAGACAGTTTATTTGATAAATTTTTTAATCAGTTGATAGATCAGCATATGGCCAGTAAAGGTTATACTCTCAATGAGATAGTGCAATTGATCGACTATTGTATGTTGGGGTAGAGAGGCATGGGAGTGCTTGAATATCAACCGGCTCTCAATATAGATAGTGATCAATACTATACAGGAACAGATGGATTGTAATTCTAACTAAAAACAACAAATCAGTTAAAAATTTCTTTAAAGTTGATGTCTTCACTGGCCAAGGTGATGCAAGTTAGAGGCAATTTTTCTGTCTTCTTTCTAAGAGATGTATAGTAGTCTATGTATGAATCCACAGTTTCTTCCTCTTGTGGAGCACGCATACCTAAAAAAACTAAATCTGCGCCTGTTGAGTTTGATTGAATCACTTCAAAAGGGTTTTGATTTTTTTCACAGATGAATACTTCTGGGGTTATGTTTAGACGTCCTGATTTTATAAATTGTTTTAATACATCTAATGCTTGCTCTTGATCTTCACCTTCATGAATCGTTGTTTTTAAAAAAATGTTGGTTTTACCTTGAGGGGAGTATTGTTGCATAAGGTGAGCTAAAGCTAACATGAGGTTAGCATTTTGCTGTTCACGACCCCACCAAATATCAATTCTTTTTAAAGGAAGATCTTGTCCCAGTTCAGCTTCTTCTTTTTCTTCATCCATTCTGTTTTTTAAAATCAGAACATTTTTTTCTTTTCTGTAACATGACTGCAGCAAGGAAATATAATCGGGTAAGTTTTCATCTTTGTCACAATCACCAAAAAGAATCGTATTGGGTCGGATAGGACCCATGCCATAGCTAAAAATACTGTTTTTTATGCTTTTCCAAGTGTTTTCACCAATGGTAACGGAAACCAAGGCGGCAATATGTTTTTTATTGAGAAATTCTTTAATAGATTTTTCCAGCTTAACACTTCTGTCATCAGAAACCTTATCACCTGTTATGCTTGCGCCTAAACTTAAAAAGCCTTTATCTTTGGTCAGCATATTGGCAAATTGAACCAAAGACCAGCGACTTTTAGGAGAGCCAGTAAGAGCATAAATATTAGGTCGCCATGAACGAGCATCTGGGTCCATGCTATCAAGTTTATAAATAGCATTTCTAACCAAGCTCATCCACAAACCTCTTCTGATATCAGACCAATGACTGCCTAAGTTTCTTTTTTTGGTGATGATGTAAATTACTGTAACACAAGCAGTTGCAAGAAAAGTAGCACCAGGGTTGATCATTAGCATGGCTGCTAAGCAGCCGACTGCCCCAAACAAGCTGGTTAAAAAATGGGTTCTAAATTCTGGTCGCCAAGATGGGTTGCCCATAAGTTGTTCAAAAGCAGCTGATAGATTAAGAAAGCCATAAGATGTTAAGAAAAACATAGATAAAATAGAGGCGATGGCATTGAGGTCTCCAAGGAAAAATACACAGGCAGCAACAAGCAAAGAGAAAATTGTTGCACGCTGAGGAATATCTTTTTCATCAGAACCTTTGGCAAAAAATGAAAAAACAACTCTATCTTTTGCTAATGCTTGCAATGTTCTTGGTGCACCTAACATCGCACCAAGAGCACTAGATAAAGTAGAGCCCCATAAACCTAAAACAACAAATAAAGGGATAAATGCAACGCTTTTTACAATCAAGGTATCACTCAATAGTACATCTTGATTTAAGCCCAGGTTATCAAGTTTTATGCTAAAAAGAGCGTAAACAATAAAGCCGGTGATTACGGCCAATAAGGTACCAATAGGTAAGGCTTTAGAAGCATTTTTTAAGTCTCCAGACATGGACAAACCAGCTTCTATACCAGTGACAGCAGGAAAGAAAACAGCAAACACTGCCCAAAAAGAGACTTTGGGTTGCATCATATGATCAATTGGTGAAAGATGGTTGACATCTTGGCCTAAAAAAAATGAAACAATAGATATAAGAATTAAAACCAAAATTATGCCTTGCGTTTTTAAGGCAAAGTCAGTTGATTTATAGGCTGTTGCACCAATGATACTAAGAAATAAAAGCTTGATGGGGAGCTCAGGAATAAATGGAAATAACATGATCACTGACTCAGCAAAACCAGTGATATAAAATGCAATACCTAAGCTTTGAGCAAAAAACAAAGGTATACCAATGGCTGCACCCGCTTCAAGACCAAATGACCTTGAAATCATATAGTAAGCGCCACCACCTTCAACTTTCATATTTGTTGCTGTAGAAGCAATAGAGAGGGCAGTTAAAAAAGTAATCAAAGAAGATAGGGTGACAATAAGCAAAGAAGCCACTAAGCCCACTTGTCCCAGCATCCAGCCCATTCTTAAAAACATCACGGCGCCAAAGATTGTTAAAATACTTGGGATATAAACGCCTTTAACCCAGCCAAATTTAATTTTATTATCTGTTGTCATGTTGGTTTTGTCGTCTTATAAAAGTTTTATTTTAAGATCAAACTGTTCTTCAAATGATTTTTTTATTTGATCGAATTGTTTTTGTTTTAAAAAGCTTCTTTTAGTTAGTTCTATATAAAAATATTTCTTTGAAACCTTGTAAGTATAGATCCATCTTGGATTATTGTTGAATAACCATAATATAACTTTAAGGGCAACTGCTATTTTTTTAAGCAGTTGTTTTTTTTCATGTTCAAAAAAGGTGCGGTCATCTGATTCTAACAAGAGTTGAAAAATACTTAGAATATCGGAGTATTCTTCTTGAGACTGATAATATGGATAGTTTTGCGCAATTAGCATGTAATCGGAAAAACGATAGTTAAGTTTTTTAGCGTTACAGAGCCGTCCTAATACCGTAGCAGTCATGCCAAGCTTGATTGAACTTTTATCTTTAATTAGGATTCTTGAAAAGAGCTTTTTGAGATGTGGTAGCCATTGTTTGTGGCTTGAAGGTAAAGTATTTTTTTTGAAAAATATTGAAGAGAAGTCAATGTTTTGTATTTGAGTGTATTTAGGTTTTTGCGCCTTTAACGCTGAGTTAAGTAACCCTTCTTTTAATGCAGTATCAGTATAACTTAAGCTGGAGCATTCAAAGAATTTTAATATTTCATTTAAAAGAATATTGCCGCCAGTAAACATATCAATACGTTTTTCTTCTAAGTAAGGAACTGCCTTAAGTTGTTCGGTGTTAAGTAGTGCAGTTTGCTCAAGAAGTTTTGATAAGTTTGTAGAAGAGCAATTTTGATTAATGTAGCGCCCCTTGTTTAAAACTTTAATGATACCTTTGACAGTGCCACTTGAACCATAAGCAATTAACGATTTTACTTTTGGCCATGTTTTTAAATGTTTTTTTAAATGTTTTTGGACATACTCTTGCAAATTTTTTTGCTCTTGAATGTTGGGTGTTGTTTTCTTTAAAAACTGTGCTCTAATTAAAGAGGATCCCAGTGGAATGCTGTGATGATACACTTTGCTTTTATGACTCAAGCTAAGCTCTGTGCTTCCTCCGCCAATATCGATGCATAGAAAGCTTTTCTCTTGTGGGTGGACTAAATTTTTTTTAATGCCTTGATAAATCAGTTTTGCTTCTTGTTTTCCTGAAATCTCAGTCAACTTAATATTTGAGCGTTGATGAATGGTGTTGATGAACTCATCTTTATTGTTTGCATAGCGTACTGCTGCAGTCGCGTAAGCATGGATCTGATCAACATACAGTTGTTCAGAGATCTGACTGAAATGTTTAAAGACTTGTGAAGTATTGTTAATGCTGTTTTTAGAAAAAAAACCCTTGGCAAAAACATCTTTGCCCAATTGAATCATTAGTTTTTCACCGTAGAGCTTTTTATAAGTTTGATCGCCAAAAAGTTGATAAATATCAAACCTAACAGAGTTGCTCCCAAGATCTATAATACTAATCCTCATTGTATATCCTCTTTATGAAGTTCATCTAGGTTCCATAAGCTTGGAAAAAGTTTTCTCCATGATAAGGCTATCAAAACGGTGCCAAGCCCTCCTAAGGCAGCTGCCCAGACTGTACCAAACCATTTAGCCGTTACCCCAGACTCAAACTCTCCCAGTTCATTAGAGGCCCCAATAAACATAAGGTTGATTGCACTAATTCTACCCCGCATGTTGGAAGGGGTTAAAACTTGCACTAAAGTTCCTCGTGTAACGACACTAATAATATCACTAGCACCCATGCAAAATAAGAAAAACAAACTTAAAATGAAAGACCTTGATAAAGCAAAACCTAAGGTAAATAAACCAAAACACAGTACAGCAAGAAGCATGCGTTTACCTATATTACGCTTAATTGGCTTGTAACTTAAAAATATAGCCATTAAAGTAGCACCCAAG is part of the bacterium genome and encodes:
- a CDS encoding HipA N-terminal domain-containing protein produces the protein MGAVSHKKNDKRTALFEYHPDILNSNIQLSPVSMPLRKNIRSFPDTSQRTFKGLPGISIDSLFDKFFNQLIDQHMASKGYTLNEIVQLIDYCMLG
- a CDS encoding amino acid permease, which produces MTTDNKIKFGWVKGVYIPSILTIFGAVMFLRMGWMLGQVGLVASLLIVTLSSLITFLTALSIASTATNMKVEGGGAYYMISRSFGLEAGAAIGIPLFFAQSLGIAFYITGFAESVIMLFPFIPELPIKLLFLSIIGATAYKSTDFALKTQGIILVLILISIVSFFLGQDVNHLSPIDHMMQPKVSFWAVFAVFFPAVTGIEAGLSMSGDLKNASKALPIGTLLAVITGFIVYALFSIKLDNLGLNQDVLLSDTLIVKSVAFIPLFVVLGLWGSTLSSALGAMLGAPRTLQALAKDRVVFSFFAKGSDEKDIPQRATIFSLLVAACVFFLGDLNAIASILSMFFLTSYGFLNLSAAFEQLMGNPSWRPEFRTHFLTSLFGAVGCLAAMLMINPGATFLATACVTVIYIITKKRNLGSHWSDIRRGLWMSLVRNAIYKLDSMDPDARSWRPNIYALTGSPKSRWSLVQFANMLTKDKGFLSLGASITGDKVSDDRSVKLEKSIKEFLNKKHIAALVSVTIGENTWKSIKNSIFSYGMGPIRPNTILFGDCDKDENLPDYISLLQSCYRKEKNVLILKNRMDEEKEEAELGQDLPLKRIDIWWGREQQNANLMLALAHLMQQYSPQGKTNIFLKTTIHEGEDQEQALDVLKQFIKSGRLNITPEVFICEKNQNPFEVIQSNSTGADLVFLGMRAPQEEETVDSYIDYYTSLRKKTEKLPLTCITLASEDINFKEIFN